The Niastella koreensis GR20-10 genome includes a window with the following:
- a CDS encoding bile acid:sodium symporter family protein, which translates to MKKVFQFFLIAGIAGAVALLIGVFTQQPLWYKPAAVITAVCTAIGLGAIPAMKGYRYTAWIVAAVVAGMMYPAAFTTVGSVDLRNKWLMLIIIQLVMFGMGIQMKLEDFTSVGRTGRGVAIGLICHFSIMPLMGLLLTKVFHFEPEIAAGIILIGSTSSGLASNVMVYLAKANLMLSVVVTAMATMAAPFFTPLLMKLLAGTLVQVKVVNMMMEIIKIVIVPIGAALLHDFLKTASSRGVRVIIVLFIIAAFWLAALPLGWWSYLSVTITNEQLLQSMEIFGFLLSAVVAGVLYHLLAQAVKRLDAIMPYFSMFGIIYFTTVTTAAGHDNLLKTGFLLFLCSVIHNAAGFFFGYWLGRLFRLDKNSARTVAFEVGLQNAGMASGIAASMGKLGTLGLPAAVFSPWMNVAGSVLANYWRRRPVKEALVIENGPLGIKEEVDSVDIVDRVDTVNKLTS; encoded by the coding sequence ATGAAGAAAGTATTTCAATTTTTTCTGATAGCTGGTATAGCAGGCGCAGTAGCCTTACTCATCGGTGTATTTACGCAGCAACCGCTGTGGTACAAACCGGCTGCGGTGATTACGGCTGTGTGTACGGCGATTGGGTTAGGTGCTATTCCTGCCATGAAAGGATACCGGTATACTGCCTGGATTGTTGCAGCTGTGGTAGCTGGTATGATGTATCCTGCGGCCTTCACTACGGTAGGTTCAGTTGATCTTCGGAACAAATGGCTGATGCTGATTATTATCCAGCTGGTGATGTTTGGGATGGGGATACAAATGAAACTTGAAGATTTTACCAGCGTGGGTAGAACCGGCAGGGGGGTGGCGATTGGCCTCATCTGCCATTTTTCCATTATGCCCCTGATGGGATTGCTGCTTACAAAAGTATTTCACTTTGAACCGGAGATTGCAGCCGGGATCATATTGATTGGTTCTACCTCAAGCGGATTGGCCTCTAACGTAATGGTGTATCTGGCCAAAGCCAATCTCATGTTGTCTGTTGTGGTAACTGCTATGGCCACCATGGCGGCTCCTTTCTTTACGCCCTTATTAATGAAATTACTGGCCGGCACCCTGGTACAGGTAAAGGTGGTGAATATGATGATGGAGATCATCAAGATCGTGATCGTACCCATTGGCGCCGCGTTGTTACATGATTTTTTAAAAACAGCATCATCCAGAGGTGTTCGGGTGATCATTGTTTTATTTATCATAGCAGCCTTCTGGCTGGCGGCCCTGCCGCTGGGTTGGTGGAGTTATCTGTCTGTCACCATTACTAATGAGCAGTTGTTACAATCAATGGAAATATTTGGCTTTTTACTGAGTGCTGTAGTAGCCGGTGTATTGTATCACCTGTTGGCGCAGGCCGTTAAAAGGCTCGATGCTATAATGCCTTATTTTTCCATGTTCGGCATCATCTATTTCACCACGGTTACTACCGCTGCCGGACATGACAATTTATTAAAGACCGGTTTTCTTTTATTCCTGTGTTCGGTGATCCATAATGCCGCCGGTTTCTTTTTTGGTTACTGGTTAGGCCGGTTGTTCAGGCTGGATAAAAATTCCGCCCGCACCGTAGCCTTTGAAGTAGGATTACAAAATGCCGGTATGGCTTCCGGTATTGCCGCCAGTATGGGCAAACTCGGCACCCTGGGTTTACCTGCTGCCGTGTTCAGTCCCTGGATGAATGTGGCGGGGTCCGTTTTGGCTAATTACTGGAGGAGACGGCCGGTTAAAGAGGCATTGGTTATTGAGAACGGGCCTTTGGGAATAAAGGAAGAAGTTGATAGCGTTGATATAGTTGACAGAGTTGATACAGTTAATAAGTTGACAAGTTAA
- a CDS encoding alpha-L-rhamnosidase C-terminal domain-containing protein, with the protein MNCRHAILQHTVWIALVLFACTTQAQPAPPKATWIWYPGDFEIWLANNMQNRRTERGSFFPPFWKLDGHYVLMDFHKDVELTEPEDIDVYVEGKYILKLDGKGYEGTPSRVTIPAGKHRINVKVYSAGTVPAIYIKGKTFATDSSWLVTFEDKEWIDETGKTSDVSATVWLNAGSWNFNEPAQRPSAFKLAVKPQSAVTATKNNGSLLVDFGKETFGYIRLHGLQGKGKVSLYYGESKEEALSTGSCETLDRVEVNADSKMDSVMVLTKAFRFVNVQAEGGVTLDSVSMLYEYLPVENRGAFRCSDTGINKIWDVAAYTMHLCTREFFIDGIKRDRWIWSGDAYQSYLMNYYLFYDVPTVNRTLMALRGKDPVTSHINTIMDYTFYWFLGIYDLYRYTGDKTFIQQFYPRMQSMMDYCLSRRNKDGMMQGLSGDWIFIDWAPGLSKKGEVSFEQMLFCRSLETMALCANMVNDSKNEALYKQLAADMRAKLFSVYWNESKHALVHSRVDGKPTDNVTRYANMFGIFFNYFNEEQKQAVKKNVLLNDNIQKITTPYMRFYELEALCVMGEQKYVLNEMKNYWGGMLNAGATSFWEEYNPSKSGADHYSMYGRQFGKSLCHAWGASPIYLLGKYYLGVQPTSPGYATWTAEPVLGGLQWMEGKVPTPHGDINVYCSTTQIKIKGAIGTGTLKFKSQSKPSSKTATIVSKGNNVYEVTVEQGKDYEIKYKA; encoded by the coding sequence ATGAATTGCAGACATGCCATATTGCAACACACTGTTTGGATAGCATTAGTATTATTCGCCTGCACCACGCAGGCACAACCAGCCCCCCCCAAGGCTACCTGGATTTGGTATCCCGGGGATTTCGAGATCTGGCTGGCCAACAATATGCAGAACCGGCGTACAGAACGCGGTTCTTTCTTTCCACCATTCTGGAAACTGGATGGCCATTATGTGCTGATGGATTTTCACAAGGATGTGGAATTGACCGAACCCGAAGACATCGATGTATATGTAGAAGGAAAATATATTCTCAAGCTCGATGGAAAGGGCTATGAAGGAACGCCCTCCCGCGTAACCATTCCTGCCGGCAAACACCGCATCAATGTAAAAGTATACAGTGCGGGTACCGTGCCTGCTATCTATATCAAAGGGAAAACCTTTGCTACCGACTCGTCGTGGCTGGTGACGTTCGAAGATAAAGAATGGATTGATGAAACAGGTAAAACCTCAGATGTGTCAGCCACTGTTTGGTTGAACGCCGGCAGTTGGAATTTCAATGAGCCTGCACAGCGTCCTTCCGCATTTAAACTGGCAGTGAAACCCCAATCGGCTGTAACTGCCACCAAAAACAACGGGTCGTTACTGGTAGATTTTGGTAAAGAAACCTTCGGCTATATCCGCTTGCATGGCTTACAGGGTAAAGGCAAGGTGTCGTTGTATTATGGCGAATCAAAAGAAGAAGCGTTGTCTACCGGCTCCTGCGAAACGCTGGACAGGGTAGAAGTGAATGCCGATTCAAAAATGGATTCTGTAATGGTGCTCACCAAAGCATTCCGCTTTGTAAATGTGCAGGCGGAAGGTGGCGTTACCCTGGATTCCGTTTCGATGTTATATGAATACCTGCCGGTTGAAAACCGTGGTGCTTTCCGTTGTTCCGATACCGGCATCAATAAAATATGGGATGTAGCGGCTTACACCATGCACTTGTGTACCCGGGAATTCTTCATCGATGGCATCAAACGCGATCGCTGGATCTGGAGTGGCGATGCGTACCAAAGCTACCTGATGAACTATTACCTGTTTTACGATGTGCCTACGGTAAACCGTACGTTGATGGCGCTGCGTGGTAAAGACCCCGTTACCAGCCACATCAACACCATCATGGATTATACTTTTTACTGGTTCCTGGGCATCTATGACCTGTACCGGTATACCGGCGATAAAACCTTTATTCAGCAGTTCTACCCCCGCATGCAAAGCATGATGGACTATTGCCTCAGCCGCCGCAATAAAGATGGCATGATGCAGGGACTGAGCGGCGACTGGATCTTTATTGACTGGGCGCCTGGTTTGAGCAAAAAAGGCGAAGTGAGCTTTGAACAAATGCTTTTCTGCCGCAGTCTGGAAACCATGGCGCTTTGCGCCAATATGGTGAATGACAGCAAGAACGAAGCGCTGTACAAACAACTGGCTGCCGATATGCGCGCGAAACTGTTCTCCGTTTACTGGAACGAAAGCAAACACGCCCTGGTACACAGCCGCGTTGATGGAAAACCAACCGATAATGTAACCAGGTATGCCAATATGTTTGGCATCTTCTTTAATTATTTTAATGAAGAGCAAAAGCAGGCGGTAAAAAAGAACGTGTTGCTGAACGACAATATTCAAAAGATCACTACCCCGTACATGCGTTTCTATGAACTGGAAGCCTTGTGCGTAATGGGTGAACAGAAATATGTGTTGAATGAAATGAAAAACTACTGGGGCGGTATGCTGAATGCCGGCGCTACCTCCTTCTGGGAAGAATACAATCCTTCCAAATCAGGCGCCGACCATTACTCCATGTATGGCCGTCAATTCGGCAAAAGTCTTTGTCATGCCTGGGGCGCCAGTCCCATTTACCTGCTGGGTAAATACTATTTAGGAGTACAACCCACCTCACCCGGATATGCCACCTGGACAGCAGAACCTGTACTCGGCGGCTTGCAATGGATGGAGGGCAAAGTGCCCACACCGCATGGCGACATCAATGTATATTGCAGCACTACCCAAATAAAAATAAAAGGTGCAATAGGAACTGGTACGCTTAAGTTTAAAAGTCAATCAAAACCTTCTTCTAAAACAGCAACTATCGTAAGCAAAGGAAATAACGTTTATGAAGTAACTGTTGAGCAAGGAAAAGATTACGAGATTAAATACAAGGCATAA
- a CDS encoding aspartate/glutamate racemase family protein has translation MQQKTLGLIHTSATLVPMFQELVSKYLPQVKVFNIVDDSLIKNTIACGELTPTTSRRVVNYVGSAELAGADFILVTCSSIGPAVEAAAALTNVPVLRVDQPMADQAVRTGKRIGVIATLSTTLAPTSDLVKRRAAVAGKEIELQAVLCEGAFDALMSGNGAKHDEMVGKALRELSTKVDVIVLAQASMARVADALAPEDKKVPILASPGIAVQHIASVI, from the coding sequence ATGCAACAAAAAACATTAGGACTTATTCATACCTCAGCCACCCTGGTACCTATGTTCCAGGAATTAGTTAGTAAGTATCTGCCCCAGGTAAAAGTGTTCAATATTGTTGACGACAGCCTGATTAAAAATACGATCGCCTGTGGTGAGTTAACACCTACTACTTCACGCAGGGTGGTAAACTATGTTGGCTCTGCGGAATTGGCAGGCGCTGATTTTATCCTGGTAACCTGTTCATCTATTGGTCCCGCTGTAGAAGCCGCTGCTGCTTTAACCAATGTGCCCGTATTGCGCGTTGACCAGCCGATGGCCGATCAGGCAGTACGTACCGGAAAACGCATTGGCGTGATCGCTACTTTATCAACTACGCTCGCGCCTACCAGCGACCTGGTAAAACGCAGAGCCGCTGTGGCCGGTAAGGAAATAGAATTGCAGGCCGTATTGTGCGAAGGCGCATTTGACGCTTTGATGAGCGGCAATGGCGCTAAACACGATGAAATGGTTGGAAAAGCTTTGCGCGAATTATCAACTAAAGTGGATGTGATCGTATTGGCGCAGGCATCCATGGCCCGTGTTGCCGATGCGTTGGCTCCTGAAGATAAAAAAGTGCCTATCCTGGCCAGTCCGGGAATAGCGGTACAACATATTGCATCTGTTATTTAA
- a CDS encoding glycosyl hydrolase: MKRNIIILVSCITVLFIFPQAKNFPAPLGNNAPLTDTSLDELFRHPPEQAKPWVFWYWMQAAASREGITADLEAMKSAGLGGAYMMFIKGADSLPLFNPPAQQLSPHWWELVKFAMQEAKRLHFQLGMHVSDGFALAGGPWIKPELSMQRVVSSKTYVSGNQTFKGVLPQPETKENYYKDIAVFAYPTMIKKSIADTAMVPVVTSSVTGVSPQFLTEKSSSRQSFKSDSACWIQYAYAKPFTCRSIVIKTGGNNYPSRRLQIMVSDDGNNFTPVERLQAPRSGWQDYDLDITHAVKTTTARYFRFVYDKKELEPGAEDLDPAKWKPVLKVTGIYLSGEPVIHQYEGKSGSVWRVSDRTTTAQVPDSLCVPLNRIIDITSKMTADGHLNWQVPEGNWTIMRVGSTSTGQTNATGGGGKGLECDKFNPVAVKLQFDKWFAEAIRQAGPDVAKEVLKLFHIDSWECGSQNWSPVFRAEFKKRRGYDCLPYLITMAGVPVQSADVSERFLYDVRQTIIELVRDVFYVTLKNLAHQKGCIMSAESIAPTMTSDGLLHYKEADLPMGEFWLRSPTHDKPNDMFDAISGAHIYGKPVIQAEAFTELRLAWDEHPGMLKALGDRNYALGINKLVYHVSMENPWLDRKPGMTLNGIGLYFQRDQTWWNPGAAWVEYAQRCQALLQFGKPVVDVAVFTGEEIPRRSILPYRLVNTLPGIFGESTVEAEKKRLANEGNPLRTMPEGVTHTANMADPEKWIDPLHGYAYDCFNPDVLMQATVRNGRVEFPGGASYKILVLPQPHPMSPVAKRMTPAVIKKIAELVQAGATIIVNDAPEQSYSLQQAAAADKQVQTIAATIWKTPTGSQKQWTVGKGTVVQGPYVDSSFSPLGLEKDVVVLDSRKKRAADIAWTHRAGDGVDIYFISNQLEGYRTLTVSLRVTGKVPEIWDPVTGEQITPSGYAFKNGYVQFQLRLAASGSAFVVLRKPASKDVSILSDISIGLDSLNNPWKVTFDPARGGPAKPVVFETLSDWSANADNAIKYYSGTAVYETTFENTRSMDAGIKFRLHTGKVGNLARVFVNGIDCGVIWTSPYHVDISKALHPGKNDLRLEVTNTWFNRLKGDLLLPEKERITWTNAPFWTKDKPLLPAGLLGPVLIVSGDN, translated from the coding sequence ATGAAGCGAAACATAATCATATTAGTTAGTTGCATTACGGTATTATTCATTTTCCCACAGGCAAAGAACTTCCCTGCGCCATTGGGAAACAATGCTCCATTAACAGATACCTCATTAGATGAATTGTTCCGGCATCCTCCTGAGCAGGCCAAGCCCTGGGTATTCTGGTACTGGATGCAGGCTGCTGCCTCCAGGGAAGGAATTACTGCCGATCTGGAAGCGATGAAATCAGCAGGATTGGGTGGCGCTTATATGATGTTCATCAAAGGGGCAGATAGTTTGCCGTTGTTCAATCCGCCGGCTCAGCAGTTATCGCCCCATTGGTGGGAGCTGGTGAAATTTGCCATGCAGGAAGCCAAACGCCTGCATTTTCAATTGGGGATGCACGTGAGCGATGGATTTGCCCTGGCGGGTGGCCCCTGGATAAAACCCGAACTCTCCATGCAACGCGTGGTAAGCTCTAAAACCTATGTTTCCGGTAATCAAACCTTCAAAGGCGTACTGCCACAACCTGAAACAAAAGAAAATTATTATAAAGACATCGCGGTGTTTGCGTATCCCACGATGATCAAAAAAAGCATTGCGGATACAGCAATGGTCCCGGTAGTAACCAGCAGTGTAACCGGCGTTTCGCCGCAGTTCCTTACTGAAAAAAGCAGCAGCCGCCAAAGCTTTAAAAGCGACAGTGCCTGCTGGATCCAGTATGCTTACGCAAAGCCATTTACCTGCCGTTCTATTGTTATTAAAACAGGAGGGAATAACTATCCTTCCCGCCGCCTGCAGATTATGGTGAGTGATGATGGCAACAACTTCACGCCCGTTGAACGGTTGCAGGCGCCCCGCAGCGGCTGGCAGGATTATGACTTAGACATTACCCATGCTGTTAAAACTACCACTGCCCGGTATTTCAGATTTGTATATGATAAAAAAGAACTGGAACCAGGGGCGGAAGACCTGGACCCCGCCAAATGGAAACCGGTATTAAAGGTTACAGGTATTTATTTGTCAGGCGAACCGGTGATCCATCAATACGAAGGAAAAAGCGGGTCTGTCTGGCGCGTAAGTGATCGCACCACTACTGCGCAGGTGCCCGATTCATTATGTGTACCGTTGAATCGCATCATTGACATTACCAGTAAAATGACGGCTGATGGCCACCTCAACTGGCAGGTGCCTGAAGGCAACTGGACCATCATGCGCGTGGGGAGTACCTCAACCGGGCAAACTAATGCAACCGGTGGCGGTGGTAAAGGATTGGAGTGTGATAAGTTCAACCCGGTAGCAGTGAAACTCCAGTTCGATAAATGGTTTGCAGAAGCCATTCGCCAGGCTGGACCGGATGTAGCCAAAGAAGTATTGAAATTATTCCATATCGATAGCTGGGAATGTGGCAGCCAGAACTGGTCTCCGGTTTTTAGGGCGGAATTTAAAAAACGCCGTGGATATGACTGCCTGCCTTACCTCATTACCATGGCCGGCGTACCCGTGCAGAGCGCGGATGTGTCTGAACGATTCTTATACGATGTTCGCCAAACGATCATCGAACTGGTGAGAGATGTGTTTTATGTAACGTTGAAAAACCTGGCGCATCAAAAGGGTTGTATCATGAGTGCAGAAAGTATTGCACCCACTATGACCAGCGACGGGTTGCTGCATTATAAAGAAGCCGATTTGCCCATGGGCGAATTCTGGTTACGCAGCCCTACACACGATAAACCCAACGATATGTTTGATGCCATTTCAGGCGCGCATATCTATGGCAAACCGGTTATCCAGGCAGAAGCATTTACCGAATTGCGATTGGCATGGGATGAACATCCGGGTATGTTAAAAGCCCTGGGCGATAGAAACTATGCGCTAGGTATAAACAAGCTGGTGTATCACGTATCTATGGAAAACCCATGGCTGGACCGTAAACCGGGTATGACGTTGAACGGGATCGGGTTGTATTTCCAGCGCGATCAAACCTGGTGGAATCCGGGCGCTGCCTGGGTGGAATATGCCCAACGCTGTCAGGCGTTATTGCAGTTTGGAAAACCGGTGGTAGACGTGGCCGTGTTCACCGGCGAAGAAATTCCCCGTCGTTCCATATTGCCATACAGGTTGGTAAATACCCTGCCGGGCATCTTTGGCGAATCAACCGTGGAAGCAGAAAAAAAGCGCTTAGCCAACGAAGGTAATCCATTACGCACCATGCCCGAAGGCGTAACGCATACCGCTAATATGGCCGATCCCGAAAAATGGATAGATCCTTTGCATGGATACGCCTATGATTGTTTTAACCCGGATGTGTTAATGCAGGCTACGGTTCGCAATGGAAGAGTAGAGTTTCCCGGTGGCGCCAGTTACAAAATCCTGGTATTGCCACAACCGCATCCAATGTCGCCCGTTGCCAAACGCATGACCCCGGCTGTTATAAAAAAGATCGCAGAACTGGTACAGGCCGGCGCAACCATAATTGTAAATGACGCGCCTGAACAATCATACAGCCTGCAACAGGCTGCTGCTGCAGATAAACAGGTACAAACTATTGCCGCTACCATCTGGAAAACACCAACGGGCAGCCAGAAACAATGGACAGTAGGCAAGGGCACTGTAGTGCAGGGGCCTTATGTGGATAGTTCATTTTCGCCGCTTGGGCTGGAAAAAGATGTGGTTGTTTTGGATTCCAGGAAAAAAAGAGCCGCGGATATAGCCTGGACACACAGAGCGGGTGATGGGGTTGATATTTATTTTATCAGCAACCAGCTCGAAGGCTATAGAACATTGACTGTGTCTTTACGGGTAACCGGTAAAGTGCCGGAGATCTGGGACCCGGTTACGGGGGAACAGATCACGCCCAGCGGATACGCATTTAAAAATGGCTATGTCCAGTTTCAATTGAGGCTGGCTGCCAGCGGATCTGCATTCGTAGTGCTGCGGAAACCTGCCTCAAAGGATGTTAGTATATTGTCAGATATCTCAATAGGATTGGATTCGCTCAATAACCCCTGGAAGGTAACATTTGACCCTGCACGAGGCGGTCCGGCAAAACCTGTTGTTTTTGAAACCCTGTCCGATTGGTCTGCCAATGCCGATAATGCTATTAAATACTATTCCGGAACTGCCGTATATGAAACAACATTTGAGAATACCAGGAGTATGGATGCCGGCATAAAGTTCAGGTTGCACACAGGCAAAGTAGGCAACCTGGCCAGGGTGTTTGTGAATGGTATTGATTGTGGAGTGATCTGGACCTCGCCATATCACGTAGACATTTCAAAAGCACTGCATCCCGGAAAAAATGATCTCCGGTTAGAAGTGACCAATACCTGGTTCAACCGGTTAAAAGGCGACCTGTTATTGCCGGAGAAAGAACGCATTACCTGGACGAATGCCCCTTTCTGGACAAAAGACAAACCGCTGTTACCAGCAGGTTTACTGGGGCCGGTATTAATTGTAAGTGGAGACAACTAA
- a CDS encoding ribulose-bisphosphate carboxylase large subunit family protein — protein MERIIATYYIETPLQVEKAAEVLAGEQSSGTFIAVPGETEELKRRFAARVEKVTPLETVTTPAMPGAASSNGQYHRAEIQVSWSIENFGYNLPVLTSTLQGNLYELRQFTGLKLIDIELPASYAQHYKGPAFGVKGCRQLTNVQDRPLIGTIIKPSIGLTPEQTADMVKTLAGAGIDFIKDDELLSSSANSLFKDRVDAIMKVINAHADATGKKVMYAFNISGEIDEMLQRYEYIVKSGGTCAMVSINSVGMAGVKKICDQHQLAIHAHRNGWGMQTRHPLLGIDFRAYQKLWRVAGVDQLHVNGIQNKFWESDDSVVASIKALQTPFYNHESPIPVVSSGQWGGQAPETYRRTKTVDLLYMAGGGIMAHPMGAAAGVVALQQAWQAAVDGLSIEQAAGKYKEFSESVKQFGKK, from the coding sequence ATGGAAAGAATAATAGCAACGTATTATATCGAAACTCCCTTACAGGTGGAGAAAGCCGCTGAAGTATTAGCCGGTGAGCAATCATCAGGGACCTTTATAGCTGTGCCCGGTGAAACCGAAGAATTGAAACGACGCTTTGCGGCCAGGGTAGAAAAAGTAACGCCGTTGGAAACTGTTACTACGCCTGCCATGCCCGGCGCTGCCAGCAGCAATGGACAATACCATCGTGCCGAGATTCAGGTTTCTTGGAGCATTGAGAACTTTGGTTATAACCTGCCGGTGTTAACATCAACGCTGCAGGGAAATTTGTATGAGCTCCGCCAGTTCACGGGGTTGAAGTTGATAGATATTGAGCTGCCTGCTTCTTATGCTCAGCACTATAAAGGACCTGCTTTTGGAGTTAAAGGTTGCCGTCAGTTGACGAACGTGCAGGACAGGCCATTGATCGGTACCATCATAAAACCAAGCATTGGGCTTACGCCGGAGCAAACGGCCGACATGGTTAAAACCCTGGCCGGCGCGGGGATCGACTTTATAAAAGACGATGAGTTGTTGTCTTCATCAGCCAACTCCTTGTTTAAAGACAGGGTAGATGCGATCATGAAAGTGATCAATGCCCATGCAGATGCCACCGGTAAAAAAGTGATGTATGCGTTTAACATCAGCGGTGAAATAGATGAAATGCTGCAACGCTATGAATACATAGTAAAGAGTGGCGGCACCTGTGCCATGGTAAGCATCAACAGCGTAGGTATGGCCGGCGTGAAAAAGATCTGCGATCAGCACCAGCTGGCTATTCATGCCCACCGCAATGGCTGGGGCATGCAAACCCGTCATCCGTTGTTAGGAATTGATTTTCGCGCATATCAGAAGTTATGGCGTGTAGCCGGTGTTGACCAATTGCATGTAAATGGGATTCAGAATAAATTCTGGGAGAGCGATGATTCTGTAGTAGCTTCTATAAAAGCATTGCAAACGCCGTTCTATAACCACGAGTCGCCAATACCGGTAGTTTCTTCCGGCCAGTGGGGCGGACAGGCGCCGGAAACGTATCGCCGCACCAAAACAGTTGATCTGTTGTATATGGCCGGTGGTGGCATTATGGCGCATCCCATGGGCGCAGCAGCGGGTGTAGTAGCTTTACAACAGGCCTGGCAGGCTGCGGTGGATGGGTTGAGTATAGAACAGGCAGCGGGTAAGTATAAGGAGTTTTCGGAGTCAGTGAAGCAATTCGGTAAAAAGTAA
- a CDS encoding four-carbon acid sugar kinase family protein encodes MDNNSNNILLAFYGDDFTGSTDALEFLARAGAKTALFIEPPTPEQLKKYPGLNAFGVAGKTRAMAPSEMEQTLLPAFEQLKQIGARHVHYKVCSTFDSSPTIGSIGKAIDTGMAVFKNKCVPLLVAAPVLGRYCMFGNLFARMGIGSNGKIYRLDRHPSMSKHPATPADESDLRVHLEKQTKKKTGLIDILQLSNETIAAAWEQVVQQGFDIALFDALYQEQLKLIGELIDAQANTGTLFSVGSSGIEMALGQHWNSTNQLTSKPEWKHPGKAAPLLVIVGSCSPVTAGQISYVRSKGFEEILLDAPAICNNDHQSIHASISKATDLLNKGKHVIISTGGAGLQQTINLPAAQLGAALGTIARDAAAQSPIKRIVIAGGDTSSYTTRAMGIEAVEMIAALVPGAPLCKATAPGSPIDGLDVNFKGGQVGGDDYFEVLMQGHLN; translated from the coding sequence ATGGATAACAATAGCAACAACATATTACTAGCCTTCTACGGTGACGATTTCACCGGCTCCACCGATGCCCTGGAATTTCTGGCCAGAGCCGGGGCAAAGACGGCTTTGTTTATTGAGCCGCCCACTCCCGAACAATTGAAAAAGTATCCGGGGTTGAATGCGTTTGGGGTGGCTGGTAAAACCCGTGCGATGGCGCCGTCGGAAATGGAGCAAACCCTGTTGCCTGCTTTTGAGCAATTAAAGCAAATCGGGGCGCGGCATGTACATTATAAAGTCTGCTCCACTTTTGATTCTTCCCCAACTATAGGAAGCATAGGAAAAGCTATAGATACCGGTATGGCTGTCTTTAAAAACAAATGTGTGCCATTACTGGTGGCGGCGCCGGTGCTGGGCCGTTACTGTATGTTCGGCAATTTGTTTGCCCGCATGGGCATTGGCAGCAATGGTAAAATTTACCGGTTAGACAGGCATCCTTCCATGAGCAAACACCCGGCAACTCCAGCCGATGAAAGCGACCTGCGGGTTCACCTGGAAAAACAAACCAAAAAGAAAACAGGACTGATAGATATTCTGCAATTGTCGAATGAAACGATTGCAGCTGCCTGGGAGCAGGTAGTGCAACAGGGATTTGATATAGCCTTGTTCGATGCCCTGTACCAGGAACAATTAAAGCTCATTGGTGAACTGATAGATGCACAGGCTAATACGGGAACGTTGTTCTCCGTAGGTTCATCCGGGATTGAAATGGCTTTGGGCCAGCATTGGAATAGTACCAATCAATTGACGTCAAAACCTGAATGGAAACATCCCGGCAAAGCAGCACCCTTGTTGGTAATTGTGGGAAGTTGTTCGCCTGTGACGGCCGGACAGATCAGCTACGTCAGATCAAAAGGGTTTGAAGAGATCCTGCTGGATGCACCGGCAATTTGCAACAATGACCATCAATCCATTCATGCATCGATCAGCAAAGCAACAGATCTCCTGAATAAAGGAAAACATGTGATCATCAGTACGGGTGGGGCCGGTCTGCAGCAAACAATTAACTTACCTGCAGCACAATTAGGCGCTGCATTGGGAACAATTGCCCGGGATGCGGCTGCCCAATCACCTATAAAAAGGATCGTGATCGCAGGTGGCGATACCAGCAGTTATACCACCCGTGCCATGGGAATAGAAGCGGTGGAGATGATCGCAGCCCTGGTACCCGGCGCCCCTTTGTGTAAAGCCACAGCGCCCGGTTCGCCCATTGACGGATTAGACGTAAATTTCAAGGGCGGACAGGTTGGCGGCGATGACTATTTTGAAGTGTTGATGCAGGGCCATTTGAATTAA